From Geomonas agri, one genomic window encodes:
- a CDS encoding LysE family translocator — protein MIDFLTAGLVLGCSAGFSPGPLLMLVISETLTHGTRSGVRVALSPIITDFPIIAAALLLLMNLSGYHGILGVLSLAGGLFVLYTGYHSLRAKPVALDLPKEPPKSLRKGVLTNFLSPHPYLFWITVGAPLLTRSLKVGPAAFIAFIGSFYLCLIGAKIVLALAVGRSRAFMGSGVYLWIMRLLGALLTFFALLLFREGVKLLGIW, from the coding sequence ATGATCGATTTTCTTACTGCAGGACTTGTTCTTGGTTGCTCGGCGGGGTTCTCGCCGGGGCCGCTTCTGATGCTGGTCATCTCCGAGACGCTCACCCACGGCACCAGGTCCGGTGTGCGGGTGGCGCTCTCCCCCATCATCACCGATTTCCCCATCATCGCCGCGGCGCTCTTGCTGTTGATGAACCTCTCCGGTTATCACGGCATCCTCGGCGTCCTGTCACTCGCCGGCGGCCTCTTCGTCCTTTACACCGGCTACCACTCTCTGCGCGCCAAGCCGGTCGCTCTCGACCTCCCCAAGGAGCCTCCCAAGTCACTCAGGAAGGGCGTGCTGACTAACTTCCTCAGCCCGCACCCCTACCTGTTCTGGATCACCGTGGGCGCGCCGCTGTTGACCCGCTCGCTCAAAGTCGGTCCCGCCGCCTTTATCGCCTTCATCGGGAGCTTTTACCTCTGCCTCATCGGCGCAAAAATCGTCCTCGCCCTGGCGGTCGGGAGATCGCGGGCCTTTATGGGGAGCGGGGTCTACCTCTGGATCATGCGCCTGCTCGGCGCGCTGCTGACTTTCTTCGCACTGCTCTTGTTCCGTGAGGGAGTGAAACTGCTGGGGATTTGGTAG